In Streptomyces chartreusis, the following proteins share a genomic window:
- a CDS encoding LLM class F420-dependent oxidoreductase, whose amino-acid sequence MRLGLALGYWGRGPSPDHVPLAQEAERLGYDSVWTAESWGSDAFTALTWIAARTSTIRLGTAVAQMAARSPTTTAMHALTLDHLSGGRMMLGLGLSGPQVVEGWYGRPFPKSPLTATREYVDVVRQVLRREGPVALDGRFHSHPYSGPDGTGIGKALKPITHPLRADLPVLLGAEGPKNVAQTIRIADGWLPLYWSPSRPDVYGEAVAELPEGFVVAPMARVQVCDDVSEGLLPVKAMLGFYIGGMGHAARNFHADLMARMGYEEEARRIQELFLSGRKEEAVLAVPDAFADEISLVGPRERIAERLELWRKGPVTDLLVLSPDRPTLRLLAELNS is encoded by the coding sequence ATGCGGCTCGGGCTCGCACTCGGGTATTGGGGGCGCGGCCCCTCCCCGGACCACGTACCGCTCGCCCAGGAGGCGGAGCGGCTCGGCTACGACTCCGTGTGGACCGCCGAGTCCTGGGGCTCGGACGCCTTCACCGCGCTCACCTGGATCGCCGCCCGGACGTCGACGATCAGGCTCGGTACCGCCGTCGCGCAGATGGCCGCCCGCTCCCCCACGACCACCGCCATGCACGCCCTCACCCTCGACCACCTCTCCGGCGGGCGGATGATGCTGGGGCTCGGGCTGTCGGGGCCGCAGGTGGTGGAAGGGTGGTACGGGCGGCCGTTCCCGAAGTCGCCGCTCACCGCGACGAGGGAGTACGTCGATGTCGTACGCCAAGTGCTGCGGCGCGAGGGGCCGGTGGCGCTGGACGGGCGATTCCACTCCCACCCGTACAGCGGGCCGGACGGCACCGGCATCGGGAAGGCGCTGAAGCCGATCACGCATCCGCTGCGGGCGGACCTGCCCGTACTGCTGGGTGCCGAGGGGCCGAAGAACGTGGCCCAGACCATCCGGATCGCCGACGGCTGGCTGCCGTTGTACTGGTCGCCGAGCAGGCCCGACGTGTACGGGGAGGCAGTCGCCGAGTTGCCCGAGGGTTTCGTCGTCGCGCCGATGGCCCGGGTCCAGGTCTGCGACGACGTCTCCGAGGGGCTGCTGCCCGTCAAGGCCATGCTCGGGTTCTACATCGGCGGCATGGGTCACGCGGCCCGCAACTTCCACGCCGACCTGATGGCGCGCATGGGGTACGAGGAGGAGGCGCGGCGGATCCAGGAGCTGTTCCTCAGCGGTCGTAAGGAGGAGGCCGTGCTCGCCGTGCCGGACGCGTTCGCCGACGAGATCTCGCTCGTCGGGCCGCGTGAACGGATCGCCGAGCGGCTGGAGTTGTGGCGCAAGGGGCCGGTGACCGATCTGCTGGTGCTCTCGCCCGACCGGCCCACGCTGCGCCTGCTCGCCGAACTCAACTCGTAG